The nucleotide sequence TTTAATCAGTCGTTAAATCTGCCGTTGGGATATAGAGCGGCCCTTTTTCTTCTAACTCGGTCGAAGCCGGGAAGGCTTCATTAAAGAACAAGATTATGTGGTGGATATACGCGCTTTTATCGGCCCTGTTTGCTGCTCTCACGGCGGTTCTGGCCAAGGTTGGCATCAAAAACGTCGACAGCGATCTGGCAACGGCCATTCGGACGGTCGTCATTGTAGGAATTGCCTGGGGGATTGTGCTGGCCCGTAATGCCTGGCATGGATTACCCCTGCTGACCCCGAAGAACTGGACATTCCTGCTCCTGTCGGGTCTGGCAACGGGTCTGTCGTGGCTCTGCTATTTCAAAGCCCTGAAACTGGGTACGGTCTCACAGGTAGCGCCGGTCGATAAGCTGAGCGTCGCTATCGCCATCGTACTGGCCGTCCTGTTTCTGGGCGAGACCCTTACGCTAAAAACGGCCCTGGGGGCAGCTCTGATTATCAGCGGAACGCTGGTGCTGATCTGGTAAGCCGACCCGGCTCTAATCGAAAATCGCCAGGTACCGCCAGATCGACTCATCGAACAGCTGGTGGCCATTGGTGTCAATCCGCTGCCAGTCAAACGCCCCATAAATGGAATCAAACGCGAGCGGAGCTACCCGATCCCTGATCTGCTCTACCGCGTTTCGGCGCAGAGGCAGGTGGTTCGGGTAACTATACATAAAAGTTAGCCCCCGCCGGTCGCGGGTGACGTAAATACTGTCGCCAGCCAGCAAGGCGCCGTTGCCATCGGATAAATGTGGGGCGTATAACACGCAGCTTCCCGGAAAATGCCCGCCCGTATTGACAATGGACAAGTTGGCCCAGAGCGGCATTGTTTCGCCCGACCAGCGATGAAGCCGGTCAGATGGGTTCATGATCCACTGTCGGTCGTTTGCGTGCAGGTAAACCGGGCAGTCAAACACTGCAGCCCATTCGTTCATCAGGCTATAGTAGTGCGGATGCGAAATGGCGATTCCCCGCAACCCGCCCTTCGAGCGGATAAATGCAATGGTCGGCTCGTCGAGAAACGGCAGGCAATCCCAGAGCAGATTGCCTGCCTCACTCAGCAATAGATGCGCTTTCTGGCCGATTGCAAACGAAGGCGTAATCCGCAGATCAAACAGTTCGGGCTGCAGTTGCTGAATCCGGATCGTGCGGTCGTTCGCCAGGGCAGCCCAGCTAATCCAGGTCTGACCCGCGTCCCCGATATACTGCCGGTCGTCGTTACAGATCCGGCACAACCCGGGCAGGGAATTCACCGGATCGTACTGCGTCCCGCAGGTGGCACAGATACAGCTCAACTGCTCGTTTGCAGGATGGTACATTATCGGTAGCGGCTGGGCCGGCCTTTATCGGCTAGTCAGTTTTTCTGCTTTTGGGCTCCACCTGCGTCGGCTCAGGGCTATGTTACGCAGTTCATAGTTGATGCCCTGCACTTTTGCCGTTTCGCGGTAATCGTGCAGCATGTTGTAAATATCGTGGTCAATAAACGGTGCTTTGGAACCATCGATAATCACCTCGTCGCCGGGCTGTAACGTCCCCAACGCTTCCTTCAACTGCGGTTTGCTTAGGAAATACAGATCCTTTTCGAACTCAATTGTCACCTTACGCCCGTCGCGGTTTAACCGGAACGTAGACTGGAAGTTAGTGTAGAGTACGTAAATGATACCAACTACCGTACCAAGGGCGATCCCGACCAGCAAATCCGTGAACACAATTCCCACTACCGTCACCATGAACGGCACAAACTGACTCCAGCCATCCCGGTAGGTTTTCTTGAAAATAGCCGGCTTGGCCAGTTTATAGCCAACCATGATCAGCACAGCCGCCAGACAGGAGAGCGGGATGAGATTCAGAAGCGCTCCGCCCAGAAAAACGGCCAGCATCAGCAGAACACCGTGGATCACGGCCGACATCCGCGTTCTGGCTCCTCCATATACGTTGGCCGTGGTCCGCACAACAACCGACGTAACGGGCAGACCGCCAATCAGACCCGACAGCATGTTTCCAACTCCCTGCGCGATTAATTCCTGATTGGTGGACGATACACGCTTGGCCGAATCGAGCCGGTCGGAGGCTTCCAGATTCAACAGCGTCTCCAGACTGGCCACCAGGGCAATCGTCGCGCCAATGATATAAACCTGGGGATTTTGGAGAATGCTGAAATCCGGGAAGTCGAATATCGAAAACACACTTTTCCCAACGGCAATGGTTGGAATCTGCACCATGTGCTGATGGGCCGTATCGCCCAGATACCATCCCGGCATGGCGA is from Spirosoma taeanense and encodes:
- a CDS encoding EamA family transporter, whose protein sequence is MWWIYALLSALFAALTAVLAKVGIKNVDSDLATAIRTVVIVGIAWGIVLARNAWHGLPLLTPKNWTFLLLSGLATGLSWLCYFKALKLGTVSQVAPVDKLSVAIAIVLAVLFLGETLTLKTALGAALIISGTLVLIW
- a CDS encoding MBL fold metallo-hydrolase, producing MYHPANEQLSCICATCGTQYDPVNSLPGLCRICNDDRQYIGDAGQTWISWAALANDRTIRIQQLQPELFDLRITPSFAIGQKAHLLLSEAGNLLWDCLPFLDEPTIAFIRSKGGLRGIAISHPHYYSLMNEWAAVFDCPVYLHANDRQWIMNPSDRLHRWSGETMPLWANLSIVNTGGHFPGSCVLYAPHLSDGNGALLAGDSIYVTRDRRGLTFMYSYPNHLPLRRNAVEQIRDRVAPLAFDSIYGAFDWQRIDTNGHQLFDESIWRYLAIFD
- a CDS encoding SulP family inorganic anion transporter, encoding MQRVNPIRTLAHYKSGYLRQDLPAGLSVFLVALPLCLGIALASGAPLFSGLVAGMIGGIVVGLLSGSEVSVSGPAAGLAVIVADAITKIGSYEAFLVAVVLAGLIQLIMGLLKAGRFSSFFPDSVIKGMLVAIGLVIILKQIPHALGRDNDYEGEFEFQQLADGENTISEIYRAIETASPGAVVISLTSLAILIVWERTAGRSTRAFFKNFPAALAVVLVGIALNELFRVAMPGWYLGDTAHQHMVQIPTIAVGKSVFSIFDFPDFSILQNPQVYIIGATIALVASLETLLNLEASDRLDSAKRVSSTNQELIAQGVGNMLSGLIGGLPVTSVVVRTTANVYGGARTRMSAVIHGVLLMLAVFLGGALLNLIPLSCLAAVLIMVGYKLAKPAIFKKTYRDGWSQFVPFMVTVVGIVFTDLLVGIALGTVVGIIYVLYTNFQSTFRLNRDGRKVTIEFEKDLYFLSKPQLKEALGTLQPGDEVIIDGSKAPFIDHDIYNMLHDYRETAKVQGINYELRNIALSRRRWSPKAEKLTSR